In Mastacembelus armatus chromosome 4, fMasArm1.2, whole genome shotgun sequence, the following are encoded in one genomic region:
- the ebna1bp2 gene encoding putative rRNA-processing protein EBP2 has protein sequence MIITGGSMESVEEDALLEQESDEENSELSDNELQEAWAKGLLKPGMNILANKPKKLVNNVEGLKQCLADFRKDLPWVERLDITNVPAEEILSKIEGKVSSLMNGEINADDDFQREMSFYRQAQATVLEALPLLNKHGIATKRPDDYFAEMAKSDQHMQKIRKKLISKQMILEKSEKAKKLREQRKFGKKVQIEVIQKRQKEKKAMMSAVKKYQKGMTDKLDFLEGDQKKGKESSQGSTKTLNKRGPNAKRKYKDQKFGFGGKKSGKKWNTKESYNDVSSFRAKVAHAKGSKGGKKGKGGKQNKRPGKSVRRKMKARS, from the exons ATGATCATCACCGGCGGATCCATGGAGTCAGTAGAGGAGGACGCGCTGCTCGAGCAGGAATCAGATGAGGAAAACAGTGAATTATCAGACAATGAG CTCCAAGAAGCCTGGGCCAAAGGGCTTTTGAAACCAGGGATGAACATTTTGGCGAATAAACCCAAGAAGCTTGTCAACAATGTG GAGGGCTTGAAACAGTGCCTTGCTGACTTCCGTAAAGATCTTCCTTGGGTGGAGAGGTTGGACATTACCAACGTACCAGCTGAAGAAATCCTTTCCAAAATTGAAGGGAAAGTCTCAAGTCTGATGAATGGAGAAATCAATGCAGACGACGATTTCCAGAGAGAGATGTCTTT CTATCGTCAAGCTCAGGCTACAGTTTTAGAAGCCCTCCCTCTCCTAAACAAGCATGGCATAGCCACCAAGAGGCCTGATGATTATTTCGCTGAGATGGCCAAGTCAGACCAGCATATGCAGAAG atTAGGAAAAAACTCATCTCAAAGCAGATGATACTGGAGAAGTCAGAGAAGGCCAAGAAATTGCGTGAGCAAAGGAAGTTTGGCAAAAAG GTCCAAATAGAAGTGATCCAGAAGAGACAAAAGGAGAAGAAAGCGATGATGTCTGCTGTAAAGAAATATCAGAAAG GAATGACTGATAAACTAGATTTCCTGGAAGGAGACCAGAAGAAGGGTAAAGAGTCCTCTCAGGGCTCAACAAAAACCTTGAACAAGAGAGG CCCTAATGCCAAGAGAAAATACAAGGATCAGAAGTTTGGCTTTGGGGGCAAGAAAAGTGGAAAGAAGTGGAACACCAAGGAGAGCTACAATGATGTTTCCAGTTTCCGTGCCAAAGTGGCTCATGCAAAGGGGAGCAAAGGAGGGAAGAAAGgcaaaggaggaaaacaaaat AAGCGCCCAGGCAAGTCTGTACGCAGGAAGATGAAGGCTCGCTCATAA
- the cfap144 gene encoding cilia- and flagella-associated protein 144 has translation MAGNEKRDLVHQNAIHVETIRKEERHQKLHTEFNINPHRKLHVLPDKPMCRKPTEVVAENSDFIKTFHDARQEPTKKYTMPLTESQEIGWVSAPLIPANRNDERFNFFRSSTDVTKHRESVLRTSN, from the exons ATGGCAGGAAACGAGAAACGGGATTTGGTTCATCAAAACGCAATTCACGTTGAAACGATCCGGAAAGAGGAAAGACACCAGAAACTTCACACGGAGTTCAACATCAATCCGCACAGAAAAC TACATGTCCTGCCAGACAAACCCATGTGCAGGAAACCAACAGAGGTGGTTGCAGAAAACT CTGACTTCATCAAGACCTTCCACGACGCCCGTCAGGAACCCACCAAGAAATATACAATGCCACTGACGGAGAGTCAGGAGATAGGATGGGTGTCAGCTCCACTG ATCCCAGCAAACCGCAATGACGAGCGATTCAATTTCTTCCGGTCCAGCACAGACGTCACCAAACACAGAGAATCTGTCCTACGAACATCAAATTAG